Proteins encoded in a region of the Paenibacillus sp. E222 genome:
- the pcrA gene encoding DNA helicase PcrA: protein MQPVNIHDAVARLNPPQRQAVEATDGPLLIMAGAGSGKTRVLTHRIAYLIATRKAPPWGILAITFTNKAAREMQDRVSQLVGGSQGRDIWVSTFHSMCVRILRRDIERIGFTSNFSILDSSDQLSVIRSCMKDQNIDTKKFEPKAVQSMMSTAKNELISPEQYEKQAADYFEGIVAKVYKMYQKRLRANNSLDFDDLIMATIQLFKEVPEVLDFYQKKFQYIHVDEYQDTNRAQYMLCRMLADSHHRICVVGDSDQSIYRWRGADISNILNFEKDYPEANTILLEQNYRSTSNILNAANEVIGLNTGRKPKKLWTDKEGGSKIKVYRADSEHDEGYFVTSEISKNVKNGKSYQNHAVLYRTNAQSRVIEEILIKSDIPYQIVGGIKFYDRKEIKDILAYLRLLSNPDDDISLTRIINVPKRSIGDTTVAKLAAAAGERGISIYRVLQVVDDLGFAGRTRNALVEFYDMIAALHQMVEYLSVTELTEKILEMSQYRLEMQNENTLESRARLENIDEFLSVTMEFEKNNEDKTLVSFLTDLALIADIDSMNDDEEDQSDAVTLMTMHSAKGLEFPVVFIVGMEEGVFPHSRAFMDNEELEEERRLAYVGITRAEEQLFLSCAQMRTLFGRTTANPPSRFLDEIPDELKEDTSIARDRYRRGSSAGGSYGGRGLGASGGSNFGGGASKLFDRQSQSGSSASSVTSSRVTMSTSSSTSSTPAPSSASKPVAAGAGSDGFKAGDKVQHGKWGTGTIVGVKGSGNDTELQIAFPAPVGLKRLLAGFAPITKVE from the coding sequence ATGCAACCTGTAAATATACATGATGCCGTTGCACGGCTTAACCCCCCTCAACGGCAAGCCGTCGAGGCGACGGATGGACCGCTATTGATTATGGCCGGAGCGGGCAGTGGCAAGACCCGGGTGCTCACACACCGGATTGCCTATCTTATTGCAACACGCAAAGCACCCCCGTGGGGCATTTTGGCTATTACGTTTACGAACAAAGCAGCACGCGAGATGCAAGACCGGGTATCCCAACTGGTTGGCGGCTCTCAGGGTCGTGACATCTGGGTATCAACGTTCCACTCCATGTGCGTGCGTATTCTGCGCCGTGACATTGAACGCATCGGCTTCACCTCCAATTTCAGCATTTTGGATTCATCTGATCAATTATCTGTAATCCGTAGCTGTATGAAAGACCAGAACATCGACACCAAGAAATTTGAACCAAAAGCTGTTCAATCGATGATGAGTACCGCGAAGAATGAATTGATCAGTCCGGAGCAATATGAGAAGCAGGCTGCTGACTATTTTGAAGGCATTGTGGCGAAAGTGTATAAGATGTACCAGAAACGGCTCCGTGCTAACAACTCGCTCGACTTTGACGATCTCATCATGGCGACTATTCAACTTTTCAAAGAGGTACCGGAAGTTCTCGACTTTTACCAAAAGAAATTCCAGTACATTCACGTGGATGAGTACCAGGATACCAACCGTGCGCAGTACATGCTGTGCCGTATGCTCGCTGATAGTCATCACCGCATTTGCGTCGTAGGGGATAGTGACCAATCAATCTACCGCTGGCGTGGAGCGGATATCAGCAACATCCTGAATTTTGAGAAAGACTACCCTGAAGCCAATACGATTTTGCTCGAGCAGAACTATCGTTCCACTTCGAATATCCTGAATGCAGCGAATGAGGTAATCGGCCTGAATACTGGGCGCAAACCGAAGAAACTGTGGACGGACAAAGAGGGTGGCTCCAAGATCAAGGTGTACCGTGCGGATTCCGAACATGATGAGGGGTATTTTGTAACTTCCGAGATTAGTAAAAATGTGAAGAACGGCAAATCCTATCAGAATCACGCTGTTTTGTACCGTACCAATGCCCAGTCCCGGGTTATAGAGGAAATTCTGATCAAGTCTGATATTCCGTATCAGATCGTTGGCGGCATCAAGTTCTATGATCGTAAAGAGATCAAGGACATTCTGGCGTATCTGCGCCTGCTTTCCAACCCTGATGATGACATCAGCCTTACCCGGATTATTAATGTACCGAAACGCAGCATTGGTGATACAACGGTAGCGAAGCTGGCAGCTGCAGCAGGAGAACGAGGGATTTCAATATACCGTGTGCTTCAGGTCGTGGATGATCTCGGTTTTGCCGGTCGAACGCGGAATGCGCTGGTGGAGTTCTATGACATGATCGCCGCGCTGCATCAGATGGTAGAATACTTGTCTGTGACCGAATTGACCGAGAAGATTCTCGAGATGAGCCAGTACCGACTTGAGATGCAAAATGAAAACACACTTGAATCCCGTGCACGGCTCGAGAACATCGATGAGTTTCTGTCCGTTACCATGGAATTTGAGAAAAATAATGAAGACAAAACACTTGTTTCGTTCCTCACCGATCTCGCACTGATTGCGGATATCGACAGCATGAACGATGATGAAGAAGATCAGAGTGACGCGGTTACTCTGATGACGATGCACAGTGCCAAAGGTCTGGAATTCCCTGTCGTCTTTATCGTTGGTATGGAGGAGGGAGTTTTCCCGCACAGCCGGGCCTTTATGGATAACGAGGAGCTGGAGGAAGAACGCAGACTGGCTTATGTGGGCATTACGCGTGCGGAAGAACAACTCTTCCTGTCTTGCGCACAAATGCGGACCTTGTTCGGACGCACAACGGCGAACCCGCCTTCACGCTTCCTGGATGAAATTCCGGATGAGCTCAAAGAAGATACCTCCATCGCTCGTGACCGCTATCGTCGTGGTAGCAGCGCAGGTGGATCATATGGTGGCCGTGGACTTGGTGCAAGTGGAGGGAGCAATTTTGGTGGCGGAGCAAGCAAGCTGTTTGATCGTCAGAGCCAAAGCGGTTCTTCCGCTTCGTCAGTTACTTCCTCACGGGTTACCATGAGTACGTCGTCCAGCACATCCAGCACGCCTGCCCCGTCGTCGGCATCTAAACCGGTTGCTGCCGGAGCTGGTTCTGATGGTTTCAAAGCAGGAGATAAAGTACAACACGGAAAATGGGGAACAGGTACCATTGTTGGGGTGAAAGGCTCGGGTAATGACACAGAGCTTCAGATCGCATTCCCGGCCCCGGTTGGCCTAAAACGTCTGCTTGCAGGCTTTGCCCCAATCACCAAAGTGGAATAG
- the ligA gene encoding NAD-dependent DNA ligase LigA: MDPMHRMEQLVTELNQHNYQYYTMDQPQISDKEYDLLYDELVTLEQESGMVLPDSPTQRVGGELLKGFTPHRHLSSLWSLDKAQNIEQLRSWNTRVLKLVNDYNTKNPDNPLPEPGYVIELKFDGLTLNLTYTNGELVQASTRGNGTVGEGILAQVRTIKSVPLKIPYTGGTIEVQGEGIMNLSVLNRYNETAAEPLKNARNAAAGALRNLNPKTTAERRLNAYFYNVGYSDDIQFANHQEMMDFLRENRFKVNPSITYFHEFDDVMEQLAAIQESRGQLDYLIDGAVIKITDMRTREVLGYTDKFPRWAVAYKFEAEETTTVLNSVVWNVGRTGKVTPLARVEPVELAGVTVQNCTLNNVGDIERKNLKFALGTRVFIRRSNDVIPEILGKVTEESDGEEIVFPEQCPACGFPLEQRGAHLFCNNKLACKPQTVARISHFASRDAMDIETFSEKTAIQLYDELNVREPADLYTLQFDDLVKLERFGEKKANNLIAALEQSKDRDLASFLYSLGIPNTGKSTTRMLADHYRDLHAIMNATAEELVELPDVGGIVAESIVTFFADPFTQAAIEKMLNLGVKAQAPEAPAAIVEDSFFSGKTVVLTGTLHQLTREEATQRLEALGAKVTGSVSKKTDLVIAGEKAGSKLTKAHDLGIPTIEDEDELVRLLNQEG; encoded by the coding sequence ATGGACCCGATGCACCGGATGGAGCAACTCGTTACCGAGCTGAACCAGCATAATTATCAGTACTACACGATGGATCAGCCGCAGATCAGTGATAAGGAGTATGATCTTCTGTACGACGAACTGGTTACGCTGGAACAGGAGAGTGGTATGGTTTTGCCTGATTCTCCGACACAGCGTGTGGGTGGTGAACTGCTCAAAGGGTTTACACCGCATCGACATTTATCCTCATTGTGGAGCTTGGACAAAGCCCAGAATATAGAGCAGCTGCGAAGCTGGAATACTCGCGTGCTCAAGCTGGTCAATGACTACAACACCAAAAATCCGGACAATCCGTTGCCCGAACCTGGCTATGTGATTGAACTGAAGTTTGACGGTTTGACCCTGAATCTAACGTACACAAACGGTGAATTGGTTCAAGCCTCTACGCGTGGAAACGGAACCGTAGGCGAGGGCATTTTGGCACAGGTTAGAACGATTAAGTCGGTTCCCCTCAAAATACCTTATACAGGCGGCACGATTGAAGTCCAGGGTGAAGGCATCATGAACCTGTCTGTATTGAATCGTTATAATGAAACAGCAGCAGAGCCGCTTAAAAATGCCCGGAATGCCGCAGCAGGAGCACTGCGCAACCTGAATCCGAAGACTACCGCTGAGCGGCGGTTGAACGCCTATTTCTATAATGTAGGTTATTCGGATGATATTCAGTTTGCCAACCATCAGGAGATGATGGACTTTCTCCGTGAGAATCGATTCAAAGTCAATCCATCCATTACGTATTTCCATGAGTTTGATGATGTGATGGAGCAATTGGCTGCGATACAGGAGAGCCGTGGTCAACTGGACTACCTGATTGATGGAGCTGTTATCAAAATCACAGACATGCGCACCCGTGAGGTACTGGGTTACACCGATAAATTCCCTCGTTGGGCGGTAGCTTACAAGTTTGAGGCGGAAGAGACCACGACCGTTCTGAACTCTGTTGTCTGGAATGTGGGCCGTACCGGTAAAGTGACACCACTTGCTCGAGTTGAACCGGTTGAGTTAGCTGGGGTAACGGTACAGAACTGCACGTTGAATAACGTAGGTGACATTGAGCGGAAAAATCTGAAATTTGCCTTGGGTACACGTGTCTTTATCCGTCGTTCCAATGATGTCATTCCTGAAATCCTGGGTAAAGTGACTGAAGAGAGTGACGGCGAGGAGATTGTATTCCCTGAGCAATGTCCGGCATGTGGATTCCCGCTGGAACAGCGTGGAGCGCATTTGTTCTGTAACAACAAGCTGGCGTGCAAACCGCAGACGGTGGCCCGGATTTCTCATTTTGCTTCCCGTGATGCAATGGACATTGAGACATTCAGCGAGAAAACGGCGATTCAACTGTACGATGAATTGAATGTGCGTGAGCCCGCTGACCTGTATACATTGCAATTCGATGATTTGGTGAAGCTGGAGCGGTTTGGTGAGAAGAAAGCAAACAACCTTATTGCTGCCCTAGAGCAGAGCAAGGATCGTGACCTCGCTTCGTTCCTATACTCACTGGGTATTCCGAACACAGGTAAATCAACTACACGTATGCTGGCTGACCATTATCGCGACCTGCATGCCATTATGAATGCAACGGCAGAGGAGCTCGTTGAACTTCCGGACGTAGGCGGCATTGTAGCTGAGAGCATCGTGACTTTCTTTGCAGACCCGTTTACACAGGCAGCTATCGAGAAGATGCTGAATTTGGGTGTGAAAGCCCAGGCACCTGAGGCACCAGCAGCGATTGTGGAAGATTCCTTCTTCAGTGGCAAAACGGTCGTGCTGACCGGAACGCTGCATCAACTCACGCGGGAAGAAGCGACGCAACGACTAGAAGCACTTGGAGCGAAGGTAACGGGCAGTGTCTCCAAAAAGACAGACCTCGTTATAGCCGGAGAGAAGGCAGGTTCTAAACTGACCAAAGCTCATGATCTCGGCATTCCTACCATTGAGGATGAGGACGAACTTGTACGTCTTTTGAATCAAGAAGGATAG
- a CDS encoding molybdopterin-dependent oxidoreductase: MLQWLKNIRKGYGKKLVSIHAWNAWIVVILAVTGLMLVGGFWRELLGIGRVWLKWLHIVVGLAMLAPVVYYLLLAGKHWKQLRNRPWQRANTIVVLILLVGWLLSGIVLWQFKLAGPRLSNTALLVHDLLTWFGLPYIIYHSITRTKWLKDPARRAVKATTVVAEGRNMVHPADAPDENTTPAALVSTESIRTIKESPVHQPEKPQPVYTRRAFIRSAVGVSLAVTLGPTFISWVGRNLKLDNSIDSMLENDPNHMVPLPQALPASSPPVGGGAEGHFRVYTVTPIPSFSNANWSFRIDGLVERAQVWNWEQFVKLARTVQVSDFHCVTGWSVYKNTWEGISLKQLLNQAGVKPEAHSVKFYSGDGVYTDAITMDQAQMEDIMVAVMHDGKPIPADLGGPVRLVIPQMYAYKSVKWLNRIELIDSEHIGYWEERGYDKDAWLTGASQARS; encoded by the coding sequence ATGCTGCAATGGCTGAAGAACATTCGAAAGGGTTATGGTAAAAAGCTCGTTTCCATTCATGCCTGGAATGCCTGGATTGTTGTCATCCTCGCGGTAACAGGCCTTATGTTGGTCGGTGGTTTCTGGCGCGAGTTACTTGGGATTGGACGCGTATGGTTAAAGTGGCTACATATTGTCGTCGGGCTAGCTATGCTGGCACCCGTGGTGTATTACTTACTTTTGGCCGGAAAGCATTGGAAACAACTTCGTAATCGGCCTTGGCAAAGAGCAAATACAATCGTTGTTCTTATACTGCTGGTAGGGTGGCTGTTATCAGGAATTGTGTTATGGCAGTTCAAGCTCGCTGGGCCGAGATTGTCGAATACCGCGCTTCTGGTTCATGATTTGCTGACATGGTTTGGCCTGCCTTATATTATCTACCACTCCATCACGCGAACGAAATGGTTAAAAGATCCTGCACGCCGTGCAGTAAAAGCAACGACAGTTGTAGCAGAGGGTAGAAATATGGTGCATCCAGCTGATGCTCCTGATGAAAATACGACGCCAGCTGCGTTAGTTTCCACCGAATCTATACGTACCATTAAGGAGAGTCCTGTCCATCAACCAGAGAAACCTCAACCCGTGTATACACGGCGGGCCTTTATTCGGTCTGCTGTAGGCGTGAGCCTAGCTGTGACTTTAGGGCCTACTTTTATATCATGGGTTGGACGAAACCTCAAACTAGACAACAGTATAGATAGCATGCTGGAGAACGATCCCAATCACATGGTGCCTTTGCCACAAGCACTGCCAGCTTCCTCACCGCCCGTCGGAGGCGGGGCTGAAGGACATTTTCGCGTATACACCGTAACACCGATACCTTCCTTTTCCAATGCAAACTGGTCATTCCGGATTGATGGGCTCGTTGAACGGGCGCAAGTATGGAACTGGGAGCAGTTTGTGAAGCTTGCACGTACCGTTCAGGTCAGTGACTTTCATTGCGTTACAGGCTGGTCTGTATATAAGAACACCTGGGAAGGCATATCTCTTAAGCAACTATTGAACCAAGCCGGCGTAAAACCCGAAGCGCACAGCGTTAAGTTCTACTCCGGCGATGGTGTATATACGGACGCCATTACGATGGATCAAGCTCAGATGGAGGATATTATGGTAGCTGTCATGCATGATGGTAAACCGATTCCAGCAGATCTGGGCGGTCCGGTACGATTGGTCATTCCCCAGATGTATGCCTATAAGTCCGTCAAGTGGCTGAATCGTATTGAACTGATTGACAGCGAACATATCGGATACTGGGAAGAACGAGGTTACGACAAGGATGCATGGCTTACTGGCGCTTCTCAGGCGCGTTCCTGA
- the eis gene encoding enhanced intracellular survival protein Eis codes for MEIQKLTVDDFEPAMALSEYAFQVVMSEEQTEKRRSQFDSQDIWGVFEEGQLGAKLHIIPFQTYIHGRSFEMGGIAGVATWPEYRRKGWVAGLLKHALEEMNRNKQSISFLHPFSFAFYRRYGWETYVEFKRYKVPTAHLPAKKATPGTIRRGDPGISVLKEVYSAYAERYNGTLIRDDARWENSVLTNGASQKAVYYDEAGKAQGYVLYEVKERKFTIKEIIYLNEEARQGLWTFIANHDSMIEEVTLQAPASDMLAFQLDNPRIQQEIVPFFMARIVSVEQFISQYPFASPDSPVQINLQVEDAYAPWNEGVWQLNVAMNGTASIWKTSEPAAKDQTVKVDIQTLTAMLMGYRRPTEMAQIGRMEGPNEAIKALEQAIPDRETYLLDFF; via the coding sequence ATGGAAATTCAGAAATTAACCGTAGATGATTTTGAGCCAGCTATGGCACTCTCCGAGTATGCTTTTCAAGTGGTAATGAGTGAAGAACAAACGGAGAAGCGACGGAGTCAATTTGATTCACAGGATATATGGGGTGTATTTGAGGAAGGACAATTGGGTGCCAAACTTCACATTATTCCTTTTCAAACTTATATTCACGGAAGATCGTTCGAGATGGGCGGTATTGCGGGAGTAGCCACATGGCCAGAATATAGACGCAAAGGCTGGGTAGCCGGGCTATTGAAGCATGCGCTGGAGGAAATGAACCGTAACAAACAAAGTATATCGTTTTTGCATCCGTTCTCTTTTGCATTTTATCGGAGATATGGATGGGAGACGTATGTTGAGTTTAAACGATATAAAGTGCCTACAGCTCATCTGCCTGCAAAAAAGGCAACCCCTGGAACAATTCGGCGTGGCGATCCGGGAATCAGCGTATTAAAGGAAGTATACAGTGCGTATGCTGAGCGCTATAACGGAACCTTAATCCGAGATGATGCGAGATGGGAGAATTCAGTTCTCACTAATGGAGCCAGCCAGAAGGCTGTATATTATGATGAAGCTGGTAAAGCACAAGGCTATGTTTTATATGAGGTTAAGGAAAGAAAGTTTACCATTAAAGAGATCATTTATCTGAATGAAGAGGCAAGACAAGGTTTGTGGACCTTTATAGCCAACCATGATTCCATGATTGAGGAAGTCACTTTACAGGCACCAGCCAGTGATATGCTTGCTTTTCAATTAGATAATCCGCGGATTCAGCAGGAAATTGTACCTTTCTTCATGGCACGTATTGTGAGTGTCGAACAATTTATTTCCCAGTATCCTTTTGCGAGCCCAGACTCACCAGTACAGATTAATCTCCAGGTAGAGGATGCATACGCACCATGGAATGAAGGGGTATGGCAATTAAATGTGGCGATGAACGGTACAGCTTCAATATGGAAAACATCTGAGCCTGCTGCTAAAGATCAGACTGTTAAAGTAGACATTCAGACGCTTACCGCTATGCTGATGGGGTATCGTAGGCCCACAGAGATGGCTCAGATAGGTAGAATGGAAGGACCAAATGAAGCAATAAAAGCTCTGGAACAAGCAATTCCTGATCGGGAAACGTATTTACTTGATTTTTTCTGA